One Brassica napus cultivar Da-Ae chromosome A5, Da-Ae, whole genome shotgun sequence DNA window includes the following coding sequences:
- the LOC106450687 gene encoding probable E3 ubiquitin-protein ligase RHC1A, with the protein MSSGRNTHWCHRCQRAIRLHAPDPVCSYCGGGFVEELDTPQAIANPFDIFRSHRDVAERDPAFDLMDAFSAFMRNRLADRELRGRSIPSRPESFPGLAPLLIFGGQVPYRDNAVEALFSNGSPGVSITRGNTGDYFFGPGLEELFEQLSTGVSTRRGPPPAPRSSIDALPTVKIAQRHLRSSDSNCPVCKEEFELGAEAKQMPCNHVYHSDCIVPWLVQHNSCPVCRQELPSARGSSTNENRTTTRNNRSSSNSNERRNPFSSLWPFRSSGSSSNNNTQNRGGARNSETTDENHNYHHQQQSHMGYSGWPFDY; encoded by the coding sequence ATGTCAAGCGGTAGAAACACCCACTGGTGTCACAGATGCCAACGTGCTATCCGTCTTCACGCCCCAGACCCTGTATGTTCTTATTGTGGAGGAGGATTCGTTGAGGAGCTCGACACGCCTCAAGCCATAGCCAACCCATTTGATATCTTTAGATCTCACAGGGATGTTGCAGAACGCGATCCCGCTTTTGATCTCATGGATGCTTTCTCCGCCTTTATGAGAAACCGCTTAGCCGACCGAGAACTCAGAGGAAGATCCATCCCTTCCCGTCCTGAAAGCTTCCCCGGCTTAGCTCCTTTGTTGATCTTTGGTGGTCAGGTTCCTTATAGAGACAATGCAGTCGAAGCTCTCTTCAGTAACGGCTCGCCTGGCGTTAGCATCACGCGCGGTAACACCGGGGACTACTTCTTCGGCCCTGGTCTTGAAGAATTGTTTGAGCAGCTTTCCACCGGCGTCTCTACTCGCCGCGGCCCGCCTCCTGCTCCTAGATCTTCGATAGATGCGTTGCCAACCGTCAAGATAGCGCAGAGACATCTCAGGTCGTCGGACTCGAACTGTCCTGTGTGCAAAGAGGAGTTCGAGTTGGGAGCAGAGGCGAAACAGATGCCGTGTAACCATGTATATCATTCTGACTGTATCGTCCCGTGGCTGGTTCAGCACAACTCGTGCCCGGTCTGTCGACAAGAGTTACCATCAGCTAGAGGCTCTTCAACCAATGAAAACAGAACTACCACCAGAAACAACAGAAGTAGTAGTAACAGCAATGAAAGGAGGAACCCTTTCTCTTCCTTGTGGCCGTTCCGTTCGTCTGGTTCAAGCTCAAACAACAACACTCAAAACCGTGGAGGTGCAAGAAACTCTGAGACAACTGATGAGAACCATAACTATCATCATCAGCAACAGTCACATATGGGTTACAGTGGCTGGCCTTTTGATTACTAA